A DNA window from Terriglobia bacterium contains the following coding sequences:
- a CDS encoding tetratricopeptide repeat protein → MKQRTIALAITLMLGLGGSAWAESAPVSAAVSGGAAVAVGINEMLSAGRVDDAVKALDVRLKDSPRDAEAYNLLSRSYFAMQKWDRAVAAGEKAVSIAPNNSEYHMWLGRAYAEKADHSSFVTAATLTKKIRQEFERAVELDASNVSARSDLAEFYIEAPAFMGGGKSKARQQAEALAQQDEAAAHWLQARIAEKDKRFDVAEQEYHKAIQASGNQGSYWLNLASFYRRQKRLSEMEAAITSAMAADKKRPNVLFDAAQILFGAGRNFVGAANFVRKYLVNGPTVEEAPAFQAHYLLGEILEKEGDKAGAATEYKAALALASDYERARTALNRLNQK, encoded by the coding sequence ATGAAGCAAAGGACCATTGCACTGGCAATTACGTTGATGCTGGGCCTGGGAGGAAGCGCCTGGGCCGAAAGCGCACCCGTGTCGGCCGCGGTTTCGGGCGGCGCGGCGGTAGCGGTGGGCATCAACGAGATGCTCTCGGCGGGACGGGTTGACGACGCGGTGAAGGCGCTGGATGTCCGTCTGAAGGACTCTCCGCGCGATGCGGAAGCGTACAACCTGCTTTCACGCAGCTATTTCGCGATGCAGAAGTGGGACCGGGCGGTCGCCGCCGGCGAAAAGGCGGTAAGCATAGCGCCCAACAACAGCGAGTACCACATGTGGCTGGGGCGGGCGTATGCGGAAAAGGCGGACCACTCCAGCTTCGTCACGGCGGCGACGCTAACCAAGAAAATTCGGCAGGAGTTCGAGCGGGCGGTGGAGTTGGATGCCTCCAATGTGAGTGCACGTTCGGACCTGGCGGAGTTCTACATCGAGGCGCCCGCGTTCATGGGCGGCGGCAAGAGCAAAGCCAGGCAGCAGGCCGAAGCGCTAGCGCAGCAGGACGAGGCGGCGGCGCACTGGCTGCAGGCGCGCATCGCGGAAAAAGACAAGCGCTTCGACGTTGCCGAACAGGAGTACCACAAGGCCATCCAGGCGAGCGGAAACCAGGGCAGCTACTGGCTGAACCTGGCGTCGTTTTACCGGCGGCAGAAGCGGCTGAGCGAGATGGAGGCGGCGATCACCTCGGCCATGGCGGCGGACAAGAAGCGCCCGAACGTGCTGTTCGACGCGGCGCAGATCCTGTTCGGCGCGGGACGGAATTTTGTCGGCGCGGCCAATTTCGTGCGCAAGTACCTGGTCAACGGGCCTACGGTGGAAGAGGCGCCGGCGTTCCAAGCTCACTACCTGCTGGGCGAGATCCTGGAGAAAGAGGGCGACAAGGCGGGCGCGGCGACGGAGTACAAAGCGGCGCTGGCGCTGGCCAGCGATTATGAGCGGGCGCGCACGGCGCTGAACCGGCTGAATCAGAAATAG